From Plasmodium chabaudi chabaudi strain AS genome assembly, chromosome: 12, the proteins below share one genomic window:
- a CDS encoding SPRY domain-containing protein, putative (term=annotation;date=20170727;qualifier=removed_product=conserved Plasmodium protein, unknown function;qualifier=added_product=spry domain-containing protein, putative;curatorName=ucb@sanger.ac.uk;~;query 296-353; ~;query 276-295; ~;query 354-376; ~;query 1-275; ~;query 377-1967; ~tmhmm; query 1-1968; ~pfam_scan;Pfam:PF00622.24; E()=5.7E-15;score=55.4;query 798-912;description=SPRY;~iprscan;InterPro:IPR013320 : Concanavalin A-like lectin/glucanase domain;Superfamily:SSF49899; score=1.35E-17;query 748-912;description=Concanavalin A-like lectin/glucanase domain superfamily;~iprscan;InterPro:IPR013144 : CT11-RanBPM;SMART:SM00757; score=4.9E-19;query 1810-1909;description=CRA domain;~iprscan;InterPro:IPR003877 : SPla/RYanodine receptor SPRY;Pfam:PF00622; score=5.9E-15;query 798-912;description=SPRY domain;~iprscan;InterPro:IPR003877 : SPla/RYanodine receptor SPRY;SMART:SM00449; score=3.3E-12;query 796-915;description=SPRY domain;~iprscan;InterPro:IPR001870 : B302, (SPRY)-like;Prosite:PS50188; score=13.35;query 732-918;description=B30.2/SPRY domain): MDKKQILLFNKISKMIDKRKKRNKEFDFFDFKEINTRKKYNKCVEIAHLYLKLKAIKTKGNKNNDDHIMDDHCMVKEVLGLKSLYSNKHMLIKDITKSIQSKLTKEWYNDGEMKILRYNIKENTIKNISINNLFIILNDIFCLSSQNFTNPQKRRHYSTHMIYDDFSQIIDLCSNWSYEINFSNRRFSKLNIIITHTQNDKNNENYYDGNEYGVIHITMLHRINKIIRNCKINNILFYIYFKKLSKYSSYKIKRMTLINNNNDNNKNTLHQSMDFFYYYPLYNIINETVVYYININMPSFCYFKNKESNNLFLKILIYRKLYYILLENYKIWGNREVLLACFFYAIVKFIMHIYLYIVMCFYYFLISFYKFIINIVLCFLKYKINLFYNVDNIQKKKNLIPIFEKREISNSSFLHLFKITIIPEDNYVDTKIKNSKKNNKINGEYKNISYLNRKSSLFNMCSKNENNILSSHHCSFFPLIFSTENSTYINNGEKKNKKYVLLLSKKINKIMKASQKIKKKGMSKCSYNNRINKNIASYNKIFMLIKNEKNYKTNMKYWKQYEKKKEHIETDGTVSDSYFEYEDEYDEEEDNEDDEEEDEKEEEEDEKDEDEKDEDEKDEGEKEEEEEEDEEEEEEEEEDEEEEEDEDEDEDDEDDDEDEDDEDEDEDEDDEEEDEEKEKRRNQCKKGKIYNKKKYKKNYKKKFTNAINEESEREIEKEDNYYFKKKELYLNKKNKNFKNNYIYLNNLYKENAYINIANISNFISVSKDKLTAMYSAWGKHADIACVQINKCALRDCSIYYFEVEILQCTNFSKIVIGMTSKNYTVNKNPGFEYNSFGYKSDDGKKIIDGKLDSYSSGYTKNDIIGCGINYFDNSAFFTKNGKYLGKICTINPKYDYYGTVGLSTLGDKIKFHMNNFIFDIYNLIHEENEKERKIIKSIYIQKDIYSDIIKAHLIKCGYLNTYKSFINFLDQNKNTDDNSSSGCSSHTKNSIDNILKSKYRLPQKSSDKNEVITSSAKDNDKIVKDNEQNNNKENDKVKLEDTGCNGNNGNAEVCSSTSHTDENINTPKMNTTINNNTKDDTPNDNTRLNNKKADTPHNNNKNENAQHICQDNEVQKSNTNHTTEIGKNGEGSMKSVSTTLDASTNTEVVIPNEDANNSTNDKNCDSKNLMNNALISYIDKFDKLNKDDNANNEMGANCDNDDSEEKECKSSEALTTDKSVLAKNESIENEDKHINNVKSDEKTENGEKSNNELADDITVKKNDSTVDKKTDDDQKCEDDEKKIKTESLETNEVKSFNNDLVNNCTNMSMDSILFPSRKNNLSSLINARKDSSSILLSRLRNKRSLSTKDNLNMLGANLTNTKKEAKRSETDINKKIHLLFTDKFNGTNNNEKNKKNKKEGNKSSSDKENVSKHFGNLYLSDDKLKKMQDTLETRNTIRNNILNGNIINVLNILENDYSELFTNENGHLHIAMLYTQQLIEILKPHKNFIKKIAKKNQKKSKKYYNNNLEEGVLTQSSLKSYKDISDDYFYEDTETEFDSSVSLFCDSSNNEENNFDPTKTKAYKNEVKKGYSDVRKRKNLDNYKTNTSKIVEGQNSDTDASAYGSSKGCNSDKSFNKKENNISCDVIDQNKNSPPPNGDILKNNNTTENDNNLNNTFNNNIEKDKNSIVNKDDLKDDDNLNTKKMDQIIYKNIQSNYDKEFFEKNNLQEEYERHYNKLSKEYEFFEDDNPYKNKKFYYGNISNSNKTRDTEQYMNNCNSESEINSDYDSNDSNFKKKYYEFNDIDFDQIYKYIYKKNNVSKNDKLKFKKDHLYLALLWIREKLSLFNNSQNPAIRQCIQDITSLIAYHKPYKQKLVRMFFSKNRNLLTFNSVNEGILGLCLNVPIYSPLEIIIKHLILCRNLLREKKGNIGIKYDCSYVCQPYKRYMITIKNQKKKKIYFKETTNKKKEKGILSGKFTEDNILSVFQ; the protein is encoded by the coding sequence atggataagaaacaaatattgttatttaataaaatttctaAAATGAttgataaaagaaaaaaacgtaataaagaatttgattttttcgatttcaaagaaataaacaccagaaaaaaatacaacaaATGCGTAGAAATAGCAcatttgtatttaaaaCTGAAAGCTATAAAAACTAAggggaataaaaataacgatGATCACATAATGGATGATCATTGTATGGTTAAAGAAGTATTGGGTTTGAAAAgtttatattcaaataagCATATGCTGATTAAGGATATAACCAAATCGATACAAAGTAAATTAACGAAAGAATGGTATAATGACGgggaaatgaaaatattacgttataatataaaagaaaatacaataaaaaatatttcaattaataatttatttataatattaaatgatatattttgtctGTCTTCTcaaaattttacaaatcCTCAAAAACGAAGACATTATTCTACACATATGATTTACGATGATTTTTCCCAAATAATCGATTTATGTAGTAACTGGTCATACGAAATAAATTTCAGCAACAGACGTTTctcaaaattaaatattattatcactcACActcaaaatgataaaaataatgaaaactATTATGATGGAAACGAATATGGGGTAATACACATAACAATGTTACAccgaataaataaaataataagaaattgtaaaattaataatattttattttacatatatttcaaaaaattaagcaAATATAGttcatacaaaataaaaagaatgacactaattaataataataacgacaataataaaaatacattacACCAAAGTATggatttcttttattattatcctctatataatattattaacgAAACAGtggtttattatataaatataaacatgcCTAGTTTctgttattttaaaaataaagaaagtaataatttatttttaaaaatattaatatatagaaaattatattatatattattagaaaattataaaatatgggGTAATAGAGAAGTGTTGTTggcttgttttttttatgccatagtcaaatttataatgcacatatatttatatatagttatgtgcttttattattttttaatatctttctataaatttattataaatattgtattgtgttttttaaaatacaaaatcaatttattttataatgttgataatattcaaaagaagaaaaatttaataccTATTTTCgaaaaaagagaaatcAGTAATTCATCCTTTTTACACCTCtttaaaataacaattatTCCCGAAGATAATTATGTagatacaaaaataaaaaattctaagaaaaataataaaataaatggagaatataaaaatatatcgtATTTGAATCGAAAATCGAGTTTGTTTAATATGTGCtcgaaaaatgaaaataatattttatcatcacATCATTGTTCTTTTTTTCCACTAATTTTTTCGACGGAAAATAGTACCTATATCAACAATGGCGagaagaaaaacaaaaaatatgttcttTTGctaagtaaaaaaataaataaaataatgaaagcttcccaaaaaataaaaaaaaaaggaatgtCAAAATGTAGCTACAATAATAggataaacaaaaatatagctAGCTATAATAAGATATTTATGCTGATAAAAAACGAGAAAAactataaaacaaatatgaaatattgGAAGCAAtacgaaaaaaagaaagagcATATTGAAACGGACGGAACTGTATCCGattcatattttgaatatgaagatgaatatgatgaagaagaagatAATGAGGACGACGAAGAGGAAGATGAAAaggaagaagaagaagatgAGAAAGATGAGGATGAGAAAGATGAGGATGAAAAAGATGAGGGTGAAAAAGAGGAAGAGGAGGAAGAAGATGAAGAAGAGGAAGAGGAAGAAGAGGAAGACGAGGAAGAGGAGGAAGATGAGGATGAGGACGAAGATGATGAAGACGATGATGAGGACGAAGATGATGAAGATGAGGATGAGGACGAAGATGATGAAGAAGAGGATGAGGAGAAAGAAAAGCGCCGTAATCAAtgtaaaaaaggaaaaatatataataaaaaaaaatacaaaaaaaattataaaaaaaaattcacaaATGCTATAAATGAAGAATCAGAAAGAGAAATAGAAAAAGAAGACAATTATTACTTTAAGAAAAAGGAATTATAtcttaacaaaaaaaataaaaattttaaaaataattacatctatttgaataatttatataaagaaaatgcatatataaatatagcaaatatttctaattttatatCAGTAAGTAAAGATAAATTAACAGCTATGTATTCTGCTTGGGGTAAACATGCAGACATCGCATGTGTTcagataaataaatgtgCTTTACGAGATTGTAGTATTTATTACTTTGAAGTCGAAATATTACAGTGTAcgaatttttcaaaaattgttattggAATGACtagtaaaaattataccgttaataaaaacccaggttttgaatataattcatttgGATATAAAAGTGATGATGGCAAAAAAATCATCGATGGAAAACTTGATAGTTATAGCAGtggatatacaaaaaatgatataatagGGTGTggaattaattattttgataatagtgccttttttacaaaaaatggaaaatatttaggaaaaatatgtacTATAAATCCTaaatatgattattatGGTACTGTTGGTTTAAGTACATTAGgagataaaattaaatttcatatgaataattttatttttgatatttataatttaatacatgaagaaaatgaaaaagaaagaaaaattataaaatcaatttatatacaaaaagatatttattcagatattattaaagcacatttaataaaatgtggATActtaaatacatataaatcttttataaattttctagatcaaaataaaaatacagatGATAATAGTAGCTCTGGATGTTCTTcacacacaaaaaatagtatagaCAATATCCTCAAAAGCAAATATCGTTTACCACAAAAAAGTTCCGATAAAAATGAAGTCATTACATCGAGTGCAAAGGATAATGACAAAATAGTCAAAGACAACGAacaaaataacaataaagaaaatgataaggTAAAATTGGAAGATACTGGATGCAATGGGAATAATGGTAATGCTGAAGTTTGTTCTTCTACTAGTCATACGGATGAAAATATCAACACACCAAAAATGAATACaactataaataataatacaaaagaTGATACCCCGAATGATAATACCAGATTGAACAATAAAAAGGCAGATACTCCACacaacaataataaaaatgaaaatgcaCAACATATATGCCAAGATAATGAAGTGCAAAAATCCAATACAAACCATACTACAgaaattggaaaaaatgGTGAAGGCTCAATGAAGAGTGTTTCTACCACCCTTGATGCTTCTACAAATACCGAAGTTGTTATACCAAATGAAGATGCAAATAATTCcacaaatgataaaaattgtgaTAGCAAAAACTTGATGAATAATGCTTTAATTAGCTATATAGATAAGtttgataaattaaacAAGGATGATAATGCGAATAATGAAATGGGAGCGAACTGTGATAATGATGATTCGGAAGAGAAAGAATGTAAATCTTCCGAAGCCCTAACAACTGATAAATCGGTGCTagcaaaaaatgaaagtaTCGAAAATGAggataaacatataaataatgtaaaatcAGATGAAAAAACAGAGAATGGcgaaaaaagtaataacGAACTTGCTGATGATATTACTGTAAAAAAGAATGACTCTACTGTGGACAAAAAAACGGATGACGATCAAAAATGTgaagatgatgaaaaaaaaattaaaactgAATCTTTAGAAACAAACGAGGTGAAAAGTTTCAACAATGATTTAGTTAATAATTGCACAAATATGAGTATGGatagtattttatttccatctcgaaaaaacaatttaagTAGCTTAATAAATGCAAGAAAAGATTCAAGTTCAATATTACTAAGCCGattaagaaataaaagaagTTTAAGTACAaaagataatttaaatatgttagGTGCAAATCTTACGAACACTAAAAAAGAAGCTAAAAGAAGCGAGAcagatattaataaaaaaattcatctattatttacagataaatttaatggtacaaataataatgaaaaaaataaaaaaaataaaaaagaaggaAATAAAAGTTCTTCTGATAAAGAAAACGTATCAAAACATTTTggaaatttatatttatctgacgataaattaaaaaaaatgcaagaCACATTAGAAACAAGAAATACTATACGAAATAACATACTCAACGGTAACATTATTAATgtgttaaatattttagaaaatgatTATTCAGAATTGTTTACTAACGAAAATGGGCATCTTCACATAGCAATGCTATACACACAACAATTAATCGAAATTTTAAAACcccataaaaattttattaaaaaaatcgcaaaaaaaaatcaaaaaaaatcaaaaaaatattataataataatttagaaGAAGGTGTATTAACCCAATCCAGTTTAAAATCGTATAAAGATATAAGTgatgattatttttatgaggACACAGAAACGGAATTTGATTCTTCAGTTAGTCTATTTTGTGATAGCTCAAATaacgaagaaaataatttcgaTCCAACGAAAACAAaggcatataaaaatgaggTTAAAAAGGGATATAGTGATgttagaaaaagaaaaaatttggATAATTATAAGACTAATACAAGTAAAATTGTGGAAGGGCAAAATAGTGACACTGACGCTAGTGCATATGGTAGTAGCAAAGGATGTAATAGTGATAAaagttttaataaaaaagaaaataatatttcatgtGATGTTATTGATCAAAATAAGAATTCCCCTCCACCGAATGGagacatattaaaaaataataatacaacaGAAAacgataataatttaaataacacatttaacaataatatagaaaaagacaaaaattCTATTGTGAATAAAGACGATTTAAAAGATGATGATAATTTGAATACAAAAAAGATGgatcaaattatatataaaaatatacaatctAATTATGATAAggaattttttgaaaaaaataatttacaagaagaatatgaaagacattataataaactatcaaaagaatatgaattttttgaagATGATAatccatataaaaataaaaaattctatTATGGAAACATTTCTAATAGCAATAAAACAAGAGACACTGAACagtatatgaataattgTAATTCAGAAAGTGAAATAAATTCCGATTATGATAGTAATGattcaaattttaaaaaaaaatattacgaATTTAATGATATAGATTTtgat